One segment of Zymoseptoria tritici IPO323 chromosome 2, whole genome shotgun sequence DNA contains the following:
- a CDS encoding eukaryotic translation initiation factor 6 has product MAVRASFENSNEVGVFSTLTNSYALVAVGASENFYSIFEAELQDVIPICHCTIAGTRIIGRLTAGNKNGLLVPTSTTDQELQHLRNSIPDSVKIQRIEERLSALGNVICANDHVALVHPDLERESEEIIADVLGVEVFRQTIADNVLTGSYMSLSNQGGIVHPKTSIQDQDELSSLLQVPLVAGSVNRGSPVVGAGMVVNDWMAVTGLDTTATELSVIESVFKLGEGMGPSSINTTNKETMVESFY; this is encoded by the exons ATGGCGGTCCGCGCATCTTTCGAGAACTCCAATGA AGTCGGCGTCTTCTCCACCCTCACAAACTCCTACgccctcgtcgccgtcggcgCCTCCGAAAACTTCTACTCCATCTTCGAAGCCGAGCTCCAAGACGTAATCCCCATCTGCCACTGCACCATCGCCGGCACCCGCATCATCGGGCGCCTCACAGCCGGCAACAAAAACGGCCTCCTCGTCCCGACCTCGACCACCGACCAagaactgcaacatctccGCAACTCCATCCCCGACAGCGTCAAGATCCAAAGAATAGAAGAGCGCCTCTCCGCGCTGGGAAACGTCATCTGCGCAAACGACCATGTCGCGCTGGTACATCCTGatttggagagggagagcgAAGAGATCATTGCGGACGTGCTGGGCGTGGAGGTGTTCCGACAGACGATTGCGGATAATGTGTTGACGGGGTCGTACATGTCTCTCTCAAACCAGGGCGGGATTGTGCACCCGAAGACGTCGATTCAAGATCAGGATGAGCTGTCGAGTTTACTGCAGGTGCCGCTCGTGGCAGGCAGTGTGAATCGTGGTAGCCCGGTCGTTGGTGCGGGCATGGTGGTCAACGACTGGATGGCTGTGACGGGACTGGATACCACCGCGACGGAGCTGAGCGTTATCGAGAGCGTCTTCAAGCTGGGAGAGGGCATGGGACCGAGCTCGATCAATACGACGAACAAGGAGACTATGGTGGAGTCATTCTACTGA
- a CDS encoding HDEL receptor protein (putative ER lumen retaining receptor protein): MTWFRKLGDLSHLASIFILLAKMKSTSSASGISFKSQFAYLVVYITRYLDLLWTDPTKSLWNTFFKIVFIAAQIYTVYLMLNDYKPTHDPNQDTFKVEYLIGGAAVLGILFPYKYTPAEMLWAFSLWLEAVAILPQLFMLQRTGEAETITTHYLFALGIYRALYIPNWIWRYFAENGFWDPIPVIAGIIQTVLYSDFFWIYYTKVLQGKKFNLPV, from the exons ATGACCTGGTTCCGGAAGCTAG GCGATTTGTCGCATTTGGCTTCCATCTTCATTCTGCTTGCGAAGATGAAGTCCACGAGC AGCGCATCCGGGATATCCTTCAAATCACAATTCGCATACCTTGTGGTATACATAACCAGATATCTCG ACCTGCTATGGACCGACCCCACGAAATCCCTCTGGAACACATTCTTCAAgatcgtcttcatcgccgcACAGATCTACACCGTCTACCTCATGCTCAACGACTACAAACCGACCCACGATCCGAATCAAGATACCTTCAAAGTGGAATACCTGATTGGAGGAGCGGCGGTGCTGGGTATACTATTTCCATACAAATACACTCCCGCTGAG ATGTTATGGGCTTTCTCCCTCTGGCTCGAAGCCGTTGCGATCCTACCACAGCTATTCATGCTGCAACGAACCGGTGAAGCCGAGACGATCACTACCCACTACCTGTTCGCGTTGGGCATCTACCGAGCACTCTACATTCCCAACTGGATCTGGCGGTACTTCGCCGAGAATGGCTTCTGGGATCCGATCCCCGTGATCGCCGGTATCATTCAGACAGTGCTCTACTCGGACTTCTTCTGGATTTACTATACCAA GGTTCTGCAGGGCAAGAAGTTCAACCTTCCCGTATAG
- a CDS encoding 40S ribosomal protein S18 — MSLVTGEKSNFQFILRLLNTNVDGKEKVMYALTKIKGVGRRYSNLVCKKADVDLNKRAGELTSEELERIVTIVQNPTQYKIPTWFLNRQRDIVDGKDYQVLANGVDSKLREDLERLKKIRAHRGLRHYWGLRVRGQHSKTTGRRGRTVGVSKKKG; from the exons ATGTCTCTCGTCACCGGCGAGAAGTCGAACTTCCAGTTCATCTTGCGTCTCCTCAACACCAAC GTTGATGGCAAAGAGAAGGTCATGTACGCCTTGACCAAGATCAAGGGTGTCGGTCGCCGATACAGCAACTTGGTGTGCAAGAAGGCCGATGTCGACCTCAACAAGCG CGCCGGCGAGCTTACTTCCGAAGAACTCGAGCGCATCGTTACCATCGTCCAGAACCCGACTCAGTACAAGATCCCCACCTGGTTCCTCAACAGACAGCGCGACATTGTGGACGGCAAGGACTACCAGGTGCTCGCCAACGGTGTGGACAGCAAGCTCCGTGAGGATTTGGAGAGACTGAAGAAGATCCGTGCCCACAGGGGTCTGCGTCACTACTGGGGTCTCCGTGTCCGTGGACAGCACAGCAAGACCACCGGTCGCCGGGGCAGGACTGTCGGTgtcagcaagaagaagggttGA